The proteins below come from a single Flavobacterium lindanitolerans genomic window:
- a CDS encoding AraC family transcriptional regulator yields MSSAEEIKIEDDFIIIRIQNDSDETSHFEREVNVDLIQFHFGIKGRAKFIFNQGRYALDLREDLSLFLYNPQKELPVHLEIAPHSWAISVLISIKKFHGLFSSEADYIPFLSEENKDKKYYKDEPISPSMSIVLNQLFNFNLHPSIKNLYFKGKAYELLSLYFNRNEDPNAEQCPFLVDEENVLKIRKAKDIVIANMAEPPGLQELADQVGINLKKLKMGFKQIYGDSVYSFLFDYKMEFARKLLDSGSYNVNEVGLKIGYSTASHFIAAFKKKFGTTPKKYLMSIAVTN; encoded by the coding sequence ATGAGTTCAGCCGAAGAAATCAAAATCGAAGATGATTTTATCATCATCCGGATTCAAAATGACAGCGACGAAACTTCGCACTTTGAACGCGAGGTAAATGTTGATCTTATACAGTTCCATTTTGGTATCAAAGGGCGGGCAAAGTTTATTTTTAATCAGGGGCGTTATGCTTTAGACCTCAGAGAAGACCTTTCTCTTTTTCTTTACAACCCCCAAAAAGAGCTTCCCGTACATTTGGAAATTGCTCCTCATTCCTGGGCGATTTCCGTATTGATTTCCATCAAAAAATTCCATGGCCTGTTTTCTTCGGAAGCGGACTACATCCCTTTTTTAAGTGAAGAAAACAAAGACAAGAAATACTATAAAGACGAACCTATCAGTCCGTCCATGTCAATCGTACTGAACCAGCTATTCAATTTCAACCTACATCCGTCCATAAAAAATCTCTACTTTAAAGGTAAGGCTTATGAGTTATTAAGTCTTTATTTCAACAGAAACGAAGACCCGAATGCAGAACAATGTCCGTTTTTGGTTGATGAAGAAAACGTTCTCAAAATCAGAAAAGCAAAAGATATTGTCATAGCGAATATGGCTGAACCACCGGGACTGCAGGAACTTGCTGACCAGGTAGGAATCAACTTGAAAAAGCTAAAAATGGGCTTCAAACAGATTTATGGCGACAGTGTTTACAGTTTTCTTTTTGATTATAAAATGGAATTTGCCCGAAAATTATTAGACAGCGGTTCGTATAATGTAAATGAAGTCGGATTAAAAATAGGCTACAGCACAGCCAGCCACTTTATTGCCGCATTCAAGAAAAAATTCGGCACCACTCCAAAAAAATATTTAATGTCGATTGCCGTAACTAACTAA
- the hemH gene encoding ferrochelatase, translating to MKGVLLVNLGSPKSPEPKDVKPYLDEFLMDKYVIDVPYLLRALLVRGIILRKRPEESAHAYKKIWWEEGSPLMVLSERMHKKVQAKATIPVALAMRYGEMTIEKGLQELHEQGVTEVLLFPLYPQYAMASTLTILVLAEEIRKKKFPHMNFTDVPAFYNKPDYIKNLADLMKKHLEGFDYDMLVFSYHGIPERHIRKTDVTKSHCKIDGSCCATPSAAHAFCYRHQCYETTKLVVEQLNIPKEKYCLTFQSRLAGDKWLEPYTDIEINNMPAKGIKKIAVVTPAFVTDCLETLEEIAMRANEDFVENGGEEFLAIPCLNDDDNWVETVNNWIEDWASEKATI from the coding sequence ATGAAAGGCGTATTATTAGTAAACCTTGGCTCTCCAAAAAGTCCAGAACCCAAAGACGTAAAACCCTATCTTGATGAATTTTTAATGGACAAATACGTTATCGACGTACCTTATTTATTAAGAGCTTTATTAGTGCGTGGCATTATCTTAAGAAAACGTCCGGAAGAATCAGCTCATGCCTACAAAAAAATCTGGTGGGAGGAAGGCTCTCCATTAATGGTACTTTCCGAAAGAATGCATAAAAAAGTACAGGCTAAAGCAACGATTCCGGTTGCCCTGGCTATGCGTTATGGCGAAATGACAATTGAAAAAGGACTTCAGGAACTGCATGAACAAGGCGTTACCGAGGTATTGCTTTTCCCATTATATCCGCAATATGCAATGGCTTCAACACTGACTATTTTGGTATTGGCAGAAGAAATCAGAAAGAAGAAATTCCCGCATATGAATTTTACCGATGTTCCTGCTTTCTATAATAAACCGGACTATATCAAAAATCTTGCAGATTTAATGAAGAAGCATCTGGAAGGGTTTGATTATGACATGCTCGTATTTTCATATCATGGAATTCCGGAACGCCACATCCGAAAAACTGACGTCACAAAATCACACTGTAAAATAGATGGCTCATGTTGTGCTACCCCATCTGCAGCACATGCTTTTTGCTACCGCCATCAATGCTACGAAACCACAAAACTTGTCGTGGAACAGCTCAATATTCCTAAAGAAAAGTATTGCCTGACCTTCCAATCCCGACTTGCCGGAGACAAATGGCTTGAGCCTTATACTGATATTGAAATCAACAATATGCCGGCCAAAGGAATCAAAAAGATTGCTGTGGTAACACCTGCCTTTGTAACCGACTGTTTGGAGACTTTGGAAGAAATCGCAATGCGTGCCAACGAAGATTTTGTAGAAAACGGTGGAGAAGAATTTTTGGCTATCCCATGTCTGAATGATGATGACAATTGGGTAGAAACCGTAAACAATTGGATTGAAGATTGGGCTTCAGAAAAAGCAACAATCTGA
- a CDS encoding CopD family protein, whose translation MENYYEYLKSLHLIFVITWFAGLFYIVRLFVYQIEASQKESPEKEILQKQYKIMTYRLWYIITWPSAVLASLFAFWMLFFTPQGNFWLQQSWMHVKLGFVFALYLYHLKCHQIFKQLQNDEVKHTSNFMRLWNEGATIILFAVVFLVILKNAVNWIYGVVGIFLFSILIMLGFKFYKRIRERNQS comes from the coding sequence ATGGAAAACTATTATGAATACTTAAAATCCCTGCACCTGATTTTTGTAATCACCTGGTTTGCGGGATTGTTTTATATCGTCCGCTTGTTTGTGTACCAAATTGAAGCTTCGCAAAAAGAATCTCCTGAAAAGGAAATCCTGCAAAAACAGTATAAAATAATGACCTACCGCCTGTGGTATATCATCACATGGCCATCGGCAGTATTAGCCAGTCTTTTTGCATTCTGGATGCTGTTTTTTACACCACAGGGAAATTTTTGGCTGCAACAATCCTGGATGCATGTCAAACTTGGCTTTGTTTTTGCTTTGTATCTGTACCATTTGAAATGCCATCAGATATTTAAACAGTTGCAAAATGACGAGGTAAAACATACTTCTAATTTTATGCGTCTTTGGAATGAAGGTGCTACAATCATACTTTTTGCAGTAGTTTTTTTGGTAATTTTGAAGAATGCCGTCAATTGGATTTATGGAGTCGTGGGGATTTTCCTGTTTTCTATACTGATTATGCTCGGCTTCAAATTTTATAAAAGAATACGGGAAAGAAACCAGTCTTAA
- a CDS encoding sensor histidine kinase, with protein sequence MIFLTLISSILMASLSVYQFKTAAKEYHEERLERRETAVKEHINYILNTTTYPLTTENLPLIFKDEIYKLADIHSLAINIYSLDGKLLKSSKASFTVDTILPPIPNYILKLVQSSMDKRYVDVQSIEGKKFRSSYTQIKDTKFKPLGILNLPYIPDDGFYERELRNFLISLGQVYSIMLIIAFVLAYFLSSYITKFLKSITDKITETRFNQKNEKIELEESSKEIALLVHAYNSMVEELEESASKLAQSEREQAWREMAKQVAHEIKNPLTPMRLTVQSFQRKFDPNDPEVKQKMSDYSNTLIQQIDTMSSVASAFSNFASMPAQQNETLNVVDVVQLTLDIFNEDYIEFQSDEKEIITIMDRTQLIRIVTNLVKNAIQAIPEHQTKKSVIVSVKKEGEQVLISVQDNGTGIETDNLNRIFEPKFTTKNSGMGLGLGIIKNIIENYNGTITFETASGKGTIFSVYLPIIKM encoded by the coding sequence ATGATTTTCCTGACCCTGATTTCGTCCATTTTGATGGCTTCACTTTCCGTTTACCAATTCAAGACCGCAGCAAAAGAATATCACGAAGAACGTCTGGAGCGCAGAGAAACAGCTGTTAAAGAGCACATTAATTATATACTGAACACGACTACCTATCCGTTGACTACGGAAAATCTGCCACTTATTTTTAAAGACGAGATTTATAAACTGGCGGACATCCATAGTTTGGCCATTAATATCTATAGTCTGGACGGAAAATTGCTCAAATCTTCCAAGGCTTCCTTTACGGTGGATACCATTTTGCCGCCTATTCCAAATTATATTTTGAAATTGGTACAGTCTTCTATGGACAAACGATATGTAGATGTTCAAAGTATTGAAGGAAAAAAATTCCGTTCTTCCTATACGCAAATCAAGGACACCAAATTCAAGCCTTTGGGAATTTTGAACCTTCCGTATATTCCCGATGATGGTTTTTATGAAAGAGAGCTTCGGAATTTCCTAATCAGTCTGGGGCAGGTCTATTCGATCATGTTGATTATAGCATTTGTGCTGGCTTATTTCCTTTCGAGTTATATTACAAAGTTTTTAAAATCGATTACCGATAAAATCACAGAAACCCGATTCAATCAGAAAAACGAGAAGATTGAACTCGAAGAAAGCAGCAAGGAAATTGCCTTGCTGGTCCATGCCTACAACTCCATGGTAGAAGAACTGGAAGAAAGCGCCTCGAAATTAGCGCAAAGTGAAAGAGAACAGGCTTGGCGTGAAATGGCAAAACAGGTAGCTCATGAAATCAAAAATCCTTTGACTCCTATGCGTTTGACCGTACAGAGTTTCCAAAGAAAATTTGACCCGAATGACCCGGAAGTAAAACAAAAAATGTCGGATTATTCCAATACGCTTATCCAGCAAATTGACACCATGAGTTCTGTAGCTTCGGCATTCTCAAATTTTGCCTCGATGCCTGCACAGCAAAACGAAACCCTGAATGTGGTAGATGTGGTACAGCTTACACTGGATATTTTCAATGAAGACTATATCGAATTCCAAAGCGATGAGAAGGAAATCATTACGATTATGGACCGTACGCAACTTATCCGTATCGTAACAAACCTGGTCAAAAATGCCATTCAGGCTATTCCGGAACATCAGACCAAAAAATCAGTAATTGTTTCTGTCAAAAAAGAAGGAGAACAGGTTTTAATCAGCGTACAGGATAACGGAACCGGAATAGAAACAGACAACCTCAACCGAATTTTCGAGCCCAAGTTTACCACAAAAAACAGCGGCATGGGATTGGGATTGGGAATCATCAAAAATATTATTGAAAATTATAACGGAACTATTACTTTTGAAACTGCATCCGGAAAAGGAACCATTTTTAGTGTCTACCTTCCTATAATTAAAATGTAA
- a CDS encoding enoyl-CoA hydratase/isomerase family protein has protein sequence MNYENILAASENGIATITINRPTKLNALNKATIEELHSAFDAFDKDHSIRVILLTGSGDKAFVAGADISEFANFSVSEGAELAAKGQATLFDFVENLKTPVIAAVNGFALGGGLELAMSCHFRIASDNAKMGLPEVSLGVIPGYGGTQRLPQLVGKGKAMELIMTAGMLTAEEAKTAGLVNHVVPQSELLELANNIAQKIMKNSPVAIGKAIEAINANFKDGVDGYAVEIKNFGDAFGTEDFKEGTGAFLEKRKPSFTGK, from the coding sequence ATGAATTACGAAAATATTCTGGCAGCTTCTGAAAATGGCATTGCTACGATAACCATTAACAGACCAACAAAATTAAATGCTTTAAATAAAGCTACGATTGAAGAACTTCATTCAGCTTTTGATGCATTCGACAAAGACCATTCTATTCGCGTAATCCTATTGACCGGAAGTGGTGACAAGGCTTTTGTTGCCGGTGCTGATATTTCTGAATTTGCCAATTTTTCGGTTTCAGAAGGTGCTGAACTGGCTGCAAAAGGACAAGCTACCTTATTTGATTTTGTAGAAAATTTAAAAACACCTGTTATTGCAGCAGTAAACGGATTTGCACTTGGTGGCGGATTGGAACTGGCCATGTCATGCCACTTCAGAATCGCTTCAGACAATGCAAAAATGGGACTCCCGGAAGTTTCTCTAGGTGTAATTCCGGGTTATGGCGGAACACAAAGACTACCTCAACTGGTTGGAAAAGGAAAGGCGATGGAACTTATCATGACTGCCGGAATGTTAACCGCAGAAGAAGCCAAAACAGCCGGCTTGGTAAACCATGTCGTGCCGCAATCTGAATTACTGGAACTGGCAAACAACATTGCACAAAAAATCATGAAAAATTCTCCGGTAGCTATCGGGAAAGCCATTGAAGCTATCAATGCCAACTTTAAAGACGGTGTGGACGGTTATGCTGTAGAAATCAAAAACTTTGGCGATGCTTTTGGAACAGAAGATTTTAAAGAGGGCACAGGTGCTTTTTTAGAAAAAAGGAAACCTTCTTTTACAGGAAAATAA
- a CDS encoding HD domain-containing protein: protein MDKILIEKTIAFVKEKLKDAEGGHDWFHIERVYNNAMNIAKDENCNITIVALGALLHDIADSKFHGGDETIGPKLAWEFLESQNVPEETIIHVVNIIENISFKGGNFERKFSSIELDVVQDADRLDAIGAIGIARAFNYGGFKNRALYDPTIAPNMNMSKEEYKSAVSPTINHFYEKLLLLKDRMNTQAGKQIAEERHTYMEKFLEQFFAECEGKR, encoded by the coding sequence ATGGATAAAATACTAATAGAAAAGACAATTGCTTTTGTAAAAGAAAAACTTAAAGATGCCGAAGGCGGCCATGATTGGTTCCACATTGAAAGAGTGTACAACAATGCCATGAACATTGCCAAAGATGAAAATTGTAATATCACAATCGTGGCTTTGGGAGCTTTGCTACACGACATAGCCGATAGCAAATTTCACGGCGGAGATGAAACTATCGGGCCTAAATTGGCCTGGGAGTTTTTAGAATCTCAGAATGTTCCGGAAGAAACAATAATTCATGTAGTAAACATCATTGAAAATATTTCTTTTAAAGGTGGTAATTTCGAACGTAAATTTTCCTCAATAGAATTAGATGTGGTACAGGATGCAGACCGATTGGATGCCATTGGAGCTATAGGAATTGCAAGAGCGTTTAATTACGGAGGATTTAAAAACAGAGCACTGTATGACCCAACAATAGCGCCTAATATGAACATGAGTAAGGAGGAGTATAAAAGTGCCGTTTCACCTACAATCAATCATTTTTATGAAAAGCTATTGTTGCTGAAAGACAGGATGAATACGCAGGCAGGAAAACAAATAGCTGAAGAAAGACATACCTATATGGAAAAGTTCTTAGAACAGTTTTTTGCGGAATGTGAAGGGAAGAGATAA
- a CDS encoding acyl-ACP desaturase has protein sequence MSVKNIRLEVMQFLEKNIDAFVDQYLIPVEDIWQPSDLLPDSRSETFFEDVKELREIAKELPYDFWVVLVGDTITEEALPTYESWLMDVEGVNQVDEGGNGWSKWVRSWTGEENRHGDLLNKYLYLSGRVNMREIEMTTQHLINDGFDIGTGRDPYKNFVYTSFQELATYVSHNRVSQIAKKFGDKKLSKLCKLIAGDEMRHHHAYSEFVHRIFQVDPSEMMLAFQYMMKQKIVMPAHFLRESGEKISTAFELFSDSAQRIGVYTATDYIDIMQKLIDKWDISKITGLTDEAEKARDFLMKLPARMAKISERLVIPAESHIFKWVEPATLR, from the coding sequence ATGTCTGTAAAAAACATTCGTCTAGAAGTAATGCAGTTTCTAGAGAAAAATATTGATGCATTTGTTGACCAGTATTTGATTCCTGTGGAGGATATATGGCAGCCTTCTGACCTTTTGCCTGATTCCCGAAGCGAAACTTTTTTTGAAGACGTAAAAGAATTAAGAGAAATAGCAAAAGAACTACCGTATGATTTTTGGGTGGTTTTAGTTGGCGATACTATTACAGAAGAAGCACTTCCAACTTATGAATCCTGGTTGATGGATGTGGAAGGCGTAAATCAGGTTGATGAAGGCGGCAATGGCTGGTCAAAATGGGTAAGAAGCTGGACAGGTGAAGAAAACCGTCATGGCGATTTGCTAAATAAATACCTTTACCTTTCCGGACGTGTCAATATGCGTGAAATTGAAATGACGACACAGCATTTGATTAATGACGGATTTGATATCGGTACCGGAAGAGACCCTTATAAAAATTTTGTTTATACCAGTTTCCAGGAATTGGCAACCTATGTTTCGCACAACAGGGTTTCACAAATAGCGAAGAAGTTTGGAGATAAAAAACTTTCCAAATTATGCAAGCTGATAGCAGGTGATGAAATGCGCCACCACCATGCCTATTCGGAATTTGTACACAGAATTTTTCAGGTAGACCCAAGCGAAATGATGTTGGCTTTCCAATACATGATGAAACAAAAGATTGTCATGCCGGCTCATTTTTTAAGAGAATCAGGTGAAAAGATAAGCACCGCTTTTGAACTTTTTTCAGATTCGGCACAAAGAATTGGCGTATATACGGCAACCGATTATATTGACATTATGCAAAAACTGATTGACAAATGGGATATCAGCAAAATTACAGGATTGACAGACGAGGCAGAAAAAGCCAGAGATTTCCTGATGAAGCTTCCGGCAAGAATGGCAAAGATTTCAGAACGATTGGTCATTCCTGCAGAATCGCATATTTTTAAATGGGTTGAACCTGCAACATTAAGATAA
- a CDS encoding lysophospholipid acyltransferase family protein yields the protein MEKLISYPISVVYYLIFGLILVIFHPIQWLCFNLFGYQAHKKSVDYLNLCLLRATHLLGTTYKVEGRELVPKGVPVIFVANHQSMYDIVAIIWFFRKSHPKFVSKKELGKGIPSVSYNLRHGGSVLIDRKDPKQALPVIKGLGEYIEKHNRAAVIFPEGTRSKTGKPKEFAQTGLKILCKNAPSAVVVPITINNSWKIVKYGFFPVGLGNRLTFTAHKPIAVAEVPFDELMKETEKAVVDGIKN from the coding sequence ATGGAAAAACTAATTTCATATCCGATTTCTGTTGTATACTATCTGATTTTCGGGCTTATTTTGGTGATTTTTCATCCCATCCAATGGCTGTGCTTTAACCTTTTTGGATACCAGGCACATAAAAAAAGTGTCGATTATCTGAATTTATGTTTGCTTAGGGCAACCCATCTTTTGGGAACAACCTATAAAGTGGAAGGAAGGGAATTGGTACCTAAAGGAGTTCCGGTAATTTTTGTTGCCAACCACCAAAGCATGTATGATATTGTTGCCATAATCTGGTTTTTCAGAAAATCCCACCCGAAATTTGTAAGCAAAAAAGAATTAGGAAAGGGAATTCCAAGTGTTTCTTATAATTTAAGACATGGCGGCTCTGTATTAATCGACAGAAAAGACCCAAAGCAGGCATTGCCTGTAATCAAAGGATTGGGAGAGTATATTGAAAAGCACAATCGGGCTGCTGTAATTTTTCCGGAAGGAACAAGAAGCAAAACCGGAAAACCGAAAGAATTTGCACAGACAGGATTGAAAATTCTATGCAAAAATGCACCTTCGGCAGTAGTAGTCCCAATAACCATAAACAACTCTTGGAAAATTGTTAAATATGGCTTTTTTCCTGTAGGTTTAGGAAATCGCCTTACCTTTACTGCTCATAAGCCAATTGCTGTGGCAGAAGTACCTTTTGATGAGTTGATGAAAGAAACAGAAAAGGCAGTAGTTGACGGAATAAAAAATTAA
- the recA gene encoding recombinase RecA, whose amino-acid sequence MSSEKEAKLKALQLTLDKLDKTYGKGTVMKLGDQAVEEVETIPSGSLGLDLALGVNGYPKGRIIEIYGPESSGKTTLTLHAIAEAQKAGGIAAFIDAEHAFDRNYAEKLGVDIENLIISQPDNGEQALEIAENLIRSGAIDIVVIDSVAALTPKSEIEGEMGDSKMGLHARLMSQALRKLTGTISKTNCTVFFINQLREKIGVMFGNPETTTGGNALKFYASVRLDIRRSSQIKEGENVIGNRTKVKVVKNKVAPPFKTAEFDIMYGEGVSKTGEILDLAVEFEVVKKSGSWFSYGDTKLGQGRDAVKSLIKDNPELAEELEQKIKSLIKENND is encoded by the coding sequence ATGAGTTCAGAGAAAGAAGCCAAATTAAAAGCGTTACAGTTAACGCTTGACAAATTAGATAAAACTTACGGAAAAGGAACCGTAATGAAGCTTGGTGACCAGGCAGTTGAAGAGGTAGAAACGATTCCTTCCGGGTCTTTAGGATTGGATTTGGCTCTTGGAGTTAACGGATATCCTAAAGGAAGAATCATTGAGATTTATGGTCCTGAATCTTCCGGTAAAACAACCCTGACATTGCATGCTATTGCCGAAGCTCAAAAAGCAGGCGGTATTGCTGCTTTTATTGATGCAGAACACGCTTTTGACAGAAATTATGCAGAAAAATTGGGTGTTGATATCGAAAACCTGATTATTTCACAGCCTGACAATGGTGAACAGGCCCTGGAAATTGCAGAAAACCTGATCCGCTCCGGTGCTATTGACATTGTAGTAATTGACTCTGTTGCCGCATTGACTCCAAAAAGTGAGATTGAAGGCGAAATGGGTGATTCAAAAATGGGTCTTCACGCCCGATTAATGTCACAGGCATTGAGAAAATTGACCGGAACTATCAGCAAAACAAATTGTACCGTTTTCTTTATTAACCAGCTTCGTGAAAAAATTGGGGTGATGTTTGGAAACCCTGAAACAACAACGGGTGGTAACGCACTTAAATTCTACGCATCTGTTCGTCTTGACATCAGAAGGTCTTCTCAAATTAAAGAAGGTGAAAATGTCATTGGTAACAGAACGAAAGTCAAAGTAGTAAAGAATAAGGTTGCTCCTCCATTCAAAACAGCAGAATTTGACATCATGTATGGCGAAGGCGTTTCAAAAACAGGAGAAATCCTTGATTTGGCAGTAGAATTTGAAGTTGTGAAAAAGTCCGGTTCGTGGTTTAGTTATGGCGACACCAAACTGGGACAAGGTAGAGATGCCGTAAAATCCCTGATTAAGGACAATCCTGAATTAGCGGAAGAATTAGAACAAAAAATCAAATCGCTGATTAAAGAAAATAATGATTAA
- a CDS encoding RNA polymerase sigma factor, protein MSLEQLIYGCRDYDTKAQEQLYKLLSPKLFSVCLKYSRNYVEAEDNLQDGFLIIFNKINQFNFKGSFEGWAKRVMVNNILQKYRGNSVFEIVNDTIPDEAEVEIDDENVSLEFLMKIIQELPDRYRLVFNLYVMDGYSHKEIAEMLDITTGTTKSNLARAKMILKEKIEAQAGNGNYTAAK, encoded by the coding sequence TTGAGTTTAGAACAACTCATATACGGTTGCCGCGATTATGATACCAAAGCTCAAGAACAATTATATAAGCTATTATCACCCAAATTGTTCAGTGTTTGCTTGAAGTATTCGCGGAATTATGTAGAAGCCGAAGATAATCTTCAGGACGGATTCCTTATTATTTTCAACAAGATAAACCAATTCAATTTCAAAGGGTCTTTTGAAGGTTGGGCAAAAAGAGTAATGGTTAACAATATCCTCCAAAAATACAGAGGGAACTCCGTTTTTGAAATCGTCAATGACACTATTCCTGACGAAGCAGAAGTCGAGATTGATGATGAAAATGTTTCTCTTGAATTTTTGATGAAAATTATACAGGAACTGCCTGACAGATACCGATTGGTTTTTAACCTTTATGTTATGGACGGCTATTCACACAAAGAAATTGCCGAAATGCTTGATATCACAACCGGAACAACAAAATCTAATCTTGCACGCGCAAAGATGATTTTAAAAGAAAAAATAGAAGCTCAGGCCGGAAACGGAAATTATACAGCAGCAAAATGA
- a CDS encoding outer membrane beta-barrel protein: MSEKKNIERLFQEKFKDFEAIPSPEVWDNIEAKLKEKKKRRVIPLWFKLSGVAAILLIGFMIGDGIINSPIKTDTDNGVVDQNATDVDRSKDLTPMQSPIKRKEVVTENENAVTETKNTDLEKNNPTQQHKNSENPEQDQLNKSIISGKNKAKNTAIASQDNNDRERVKNTVDKNLPVITNQKTKTESGLASQGPAQQHNRQENTTQNKFNGKNQEDVFNKAGIADYGNKEKNQAKSIVNQNSNKISIPENRNEGEKQLAVSDKKSNDLLQKNDKVSERNKQSDKEKNNNSRIAFDTKAFEKQKKDSAAVATAEPNPLEELLKEKEKKQQAVTETKVNRWQITSNVAPIYFSSASKGSPINQQFADNSKSYEKNLSYGVGVNYAINKKWSIRGGVNKLTLGYNTNNIVYYAGLSDANANGEVFSPSNIQESRNVTVIVEDNTAANTVSFDNVPGKKAGSLNQTMGYVEVPVELSYKILDDKFGISLIGGMSTLFLNENSLSVVSPGMSTSIGKASNLNDVSFTSNIGIGFKYKFWKSFEANVEPKLKYQINTFSENAGGFKPYFIGLYSGISFNF, from the coding sequence ATGAGTGAGAAAAAAAATATAGAACGGCTTTTCCAAGAGAAGTTCAAAGACTTTGAAGCAATACCTTCACCCGAAGTCTGGGACAATATCGAAGCAAAGCTCAAAGAGAAGAAAAAAAGAAGGGTTATTCCATTATGGTTTAAGCTTTCGGGAGTTGCGGCTATATTGCTTATCGGATTCATGATAGGCGACGGAATCATAAACAGCCCAATAAAAACAGATACTGATAACGGAGTCGTTGACCAAAATGCTACGGACGTTGACCGTTCAAAAGATTTGACACCAATGCAAAGTCCAATCAAACGCAAGGAGGTCGTTACTGAAAATGAAAATGCCGTTACTGAAACTAAGAATACTGATTTAGAAAAAAACAACCCAACACAACAACATAAAAATTCTGAAAATCCAGAGCAGGACCAACTGAACAAGTCAATTATTTCAGGAAAGAATAAGGCCAAAAACACGGCTATCGCCAGTCAGGATAATAATGACCGGGAACGCGTAAAAAATACAGTCGACAAAAATCTTCCTGTTATTACAAATCAAAAAACGAAAACAGAATCCGGACTTGCCAGCCAAGGGCCTGCTCAACAACATAACCGTCAGGAAAATACCACCCAAAACAAATTCAACGGTAAAAACCAGGAAGATGTTTTTAACAAAGCTGGCATTGCAGATTACGGAAATAAAGAAAAAAATCAGGCAAAATCAATTGTAAACCAGAATTCAAATAAAATTTCAATTCCGGAAAATCGAAACGAAGGAGAAAAACAATTGGCCGTTTCCGATAAAAAATCAAATGACCTTTTGCAAAAAAACGACAAGGTTTCAGAACGCAACAAACAGTCTGACAAAGAGAAAAATAATAATTCCCGAATCGCTTTTGACACCAAAGCATTCGAGAAACAAAAAAAAGATTCGGCAGCTGTTGCTACTGCCGAGCCTAATCCGCTGGAAGAATTGCTAAAAGAAAAAGAAAAAAAACAACAAGCGGTCACAGAAACTAAGGTAAATAGGTGGCAGATTACGTCAAACGTAGCCCCTATTTATTTTAGTTCTGCTTCCAAAGGTTCGCCAATTAACCAGCAGTTTGCAGACAACAGCAAAAGCTATGAGAAAAATCTGAGCTATGGTGTTGGTGTTAATTATGCAATAAACAAAAAATGGTCTATCCGCGGAGGTGTGAACAAACTGACTTTAGGTTATAACACAAACAATATTGTTTATTATGCCGGTTTATCGGATGCCAATGCCAATGGCGAAGTGTTTTCGCCAAGCAACATTCAGGAAAGCAGAAATGTCACGGTAATTGTTGAAGATAATACAGCTGCCAATACGGTATCGTTTGATAATGTTCCGGGCAAAAAGGCTGGCTCGTTAAATCAGACTATGGGTTATGTGGAAGTTCCGGTTGAGCTTTCGTATAAGATTCTGGATGATAAATTTGGTATCTCTTTAATTGGTGGTATGAGCACGTTATTCTTAAATGAAAACAGCCTATCCGTAGTATCTCCGGGTATGTCTACCTCAATTGGAAAAGCATCAAATTTAAATGACGTTTCTTTTACTTCCAATATCGGAATCGGATTCAAATACAAGTTTTGGAAATCATTCGAAGCGAATGTTGAGCCAAAATTAAAGTATCAGATTAATACATTCAGTGAAAATGCTGGTGGATTTAAGCCTTATTTCATAGGCTTATATTCCGGAATCAGCTTTAACTTTTAG